A DNA window from Phragmites australis chromosome 11, lpPhrAust1.1, whole genome shotgun sequence contains the following coding sequences:
- the LOC133885475 gene encoding secretory carrier-associated membrane protein 3 produces the protein MAGKQGRNGFEDDNVNPFAGGSVPPATNSRLSPLSHEPADFYNVDIPLDSTKDLKKKEKELQAMEAELNKRERELKRKEEAASRAGIVIEEKNWPPFFPLIHHNISNEIPIHLQRMQYLAFSSFLGLTACLFWNVIATTTAWIKGEGVIIWLLAIIYFISGVPGAYVLWYRPLYNAMRTESALKFGWFFLFYMIHIIFCVWAAVAPPFPFKGKSLAGILPAIDVISKSAIVGIFYFVGFGLFCLESLLSIGVIQQVYMYFRGSGKAAEMKREAARGALSSAF, from the exons atggccggGAAGCAAGGCCGCAACGGCTTCGAGGACGACAACGTGAACCCCTTCGCG GGAGGAAGTGTTCCACCTGCCACCAATTCTCGACTCTCACCTCTATCACATGAACCAGCAGATTTCTACAATGTGGACATTCCTCTCGATTCGACTAAG GAtctcaagaaaaaggagaaagaacttCAGGCTATGGAGGCTGAACTAAACAAAAGAGAAAGG GAATTGAAAAGGAAGGAAGAGGCAGCATCCCGAG CTGGCATTGTGATAGAAGAGAAAAATTGGCCACCCTTTTTCCCTCTCATCCATCACAATATTTCAAATGAGATACCTATTCATCTACAAAGGATGCAGTACCTTGCATTTTCGTCATTTTTGG GACTGACAGCGTGCCTGTTTTGGAATGTCATAGCAACTACAACAGCATGGATTAAAGGGGAAG GTGTTATCATCTGGCTGCTTGCCATTATCTACTTCATATCTGGTGTGCCCGGGGCTTATGTGTTATGGTATCGCCCTCTTTATAATGCTATGAG AACTGAGAGCGCTTTGAAGTTTGGGTGGTTTTTTCTGTTTTACATG ATTCATATAATCTTCTGCGTGTGGGCAGCTGTGGCTCCTCCATTTCCTTTCAAAGGAAAATCATTGGC TGGGATTTTACCTGCAATTGATGTCATAAGCAAGAGTGCTATCGTGGGG ATATTTtactttgttggatttggtttgttctgcCTTGAATCACTTCTGAGCATCGGTGTCATTCAG CAAGTATACATGTACTTCCGTGGAAGTGGAAAAGCCGCAGAGATGAAACGTGAGGCAGCGCGTGGTGCTCTAAGTTCCGCCTTCTGA